One stretch of Desulfovibrio sp. DNA includes these proteins:
- a CDS encoding YkgJ family cysteine cluster protein produces the protein MRKKHLDMVDAVHAEFDQMKASLPDELIDGAGLVHPIACGRGCHACCLIEVAVTASEILRIKAFVENLPRNASEKIKTRVRHARRAIGDKTGLDRKTSGVMCPLLADGVCTIYLVRPLTCRAWVSADAERCDHDANEPLAGTKVMYSTTLKGYSEDLFRQIVTSERRENTVGGSYELIRALHIGWQDDQFTVGFYGGKPVLAKARFVPFDWDAN, from the coding sequence ATGAGGAAAAAACATCTTGATATGGTTGACGCCGTGCATGCCGAGTTCGACCAGATGAAAGCCAGTCTGCCGGATGAACTCATTGACGGCGCCGGCTTGGTCCATCCCATCGCCTGCGGCCGCGGCTGCCATGCCTGCTGCCTTATCGAGGTCGCGGTCACCGCCAGCGAGATCCTGCGCATCAAGGCATTCGTCGAGAACCTCCCGCGCAACGCCTCCGAAAAGATCAAGACGCGGGTGCGGCACGCCCGCCGTGCCATCGGCGACAAGACCGGTCTCGACCGCAAGACGAGCGGTGTGATGTGCCCGCTGCTCGCCGACGGCGTGTGTACTATCTACCTGGTGCGGCCGCTGACGTGTCGAGCTTGGGTGTCGGCCGACGCGGAGCGTTGTGACCATGACGCAAACGAACCGCTCGCCGGAACAAAGGTCATGTATTCGACTACCTTGAAGGGCTACAGCGAAGACCTGTTCCGCCAAATCGTCACGAGCGAACGTCGGGAAAATACGGTTGGTGGGTCCTACGAATTGATCCGCGCGCTCCATATTGGGTGGCAGGACGATCAGTTCACCGTCGGGTTCTACGGCGGAAAACCGGTATTGGCGAAGGCGCGGTTCGTTCCCTTCGATTGGGATGCAAACTGA
- a CDS encoding site-specific integrase, producing the protein MNMSNALPSAIATPEPDAKPAEVKRWFEASVDVAVPAYDGTLNTARKAAEAFGRKAKSANTRRAYRAGVRAFCAWCERQGCQALPAAPEDVAAFLAEERQLGRTVATIDLRRAAIRYLHWLAGVELPTGQVVVALTVSGIRHDAAEAGERPAKKLAATVAIIQEIVDAIPSDLTGLRDRALILVGFVGALRSAELAKIRAEHLTARERGLELFLPLSKGDRQAKGVTVPLPFGKTVLCPVRALRAWQEAAGITEGPVFRRIWRSEAPKTNPGGPAHFVVGTEAMDGGTVRRIVKRRGEAVGIDPETLGSHSLKRGAMTTGMENHAQPARLKRLGRHKSYAVMDEYLEFGDLFESHPLNGLI; encoded by the coding sequence ATGAATATGAGTAATGCTCTTCCCTCGGCTATCGCTACGCCGGAACCTGATGCAAAACCGGCCGAGGTTAAGCGTTGGTTCGAAGCGTCAGTCGACGTCGCTGTGCCCGCCTACGATGGCACGCTGAACACCGCCCGCAAGGCGGCCGAGGCGTTCGGCCGCAAAGCAAAATCCGCCAATACCCGGCGTGCCTACCGGGCTGGCGTGCGCGCCTTCTGCGCCTGGTGCGAGCGCCAAGGCTGCCAGGCGCTGCCGGCGGCGCCGGAGGATGTCGCCGCCTTCCTGGCCGAAGAGCGCCAGTTGGGGCGAACGGTCGCCACCATTGATCTTCGGCGAGCGGCCATCCGCTACCTGCATTGGCTGGCCGGAGTCGAGCTGCCGACCGGCCAGGTGGTGGTGGCGCTGACGGTGTCCGGTATCCGCCACGACGCCGCCGAGGCGGGCGAGCGGCCGGCCAAGAAACTGGCAGCCACAGTGGCCATCATCCAGGAGATCGTCGACGCGATCCCCAGCGATCTAACCGGGCTCCGCGACCGGGCGCTGATCCTGGTGGGGTTCGTCGGGGCGCTCCGCAGTGCCGAGCTCGCCAAGATCCGCGCCGAGCACCTGACGGCGCGCGAGCGCGGGCTGGAACTCTTCCTGCCGCTGTCCAAGGGCGACCGGCAGGCCAAAGGGGTCACCGTTCCGCTGCCCTTCGGCAAGACCGTTCTTTGCCCGGTGCGGGCATTGCGCGCTTGGCAGGAGGCTGCTGGAATCACCGAAGGGCCGGTATTTCGCCGGATCTGGCGCTCGGAAGCGCCGAAAACCAATCCCGGCGGACCGGCCCATTTCGTGGTCGGCACCGAGGCCATGGACGGCGGCACGGTGCGGCGGATCGTCAAACGTCGCGGCGAAGCCGTCGGCATCGATCCGGAGACCCTTGGCAGCCACAGCCTGAAGCGGGGAGCTATGACGACGGGAATGGAGAACCATGCCCAGCCGGCGCGGCTGAAGCGGCTCGGTCGGCACAAATCCTACGCCGTGATGGACGAGTACCTGGAGTTCGGCGATCTATTCGAGAGCCACCCGCTGAACGGCCTGATTTGA
- a CDS encoding IS1634 family transposase produces MGLGEVDEDELYTALDWLIERQPAIETALAKRHLQDGTLVLYDVSSSYVTGRCCDLARIGYSRNGKRGTLQIVYGVLCNAEGCPVAVEVFEGHTADPKTLGAQITKLKDRFGLTRVILVGDRGMITEARIREEIAPAGLDWITALRAPAIKGLVDGGALQLSLFDDRDMAAITSPEFPGERLVVCKNHALAAERHRKREDLLAATERNLRRIQAKTAKPKSPLQGAAAIGIEVGAVLDHHKMGKHFDVTITETSLTFVRRQADIEAEAALDGLYAVRTNLAPEVLDDSATVRAYKSLSRVERAFRCLKTVDLHVRPIHHWLAGRVKAHVFLCMLAYHVEWHMRQLLAPMLYHDDDKDAAEAMRNSVVAKAERSPSARAKETTGVTPDALSVHSFRSLLADLATLALNRVVTPLDEQYEFTVFTKPTDVQAKAFHLLGIEPERTQ; encoded by the coding sequence ATGGGGCTCGGTGAGGTCGATGAGGACGAGCTTTACACCGCCCTCGACTGGCTGATCGAGCGTCAACCGGCCATCGAGACGGCCTTGGCCAAGCGCCATCTTCAGGATGGCACGCTGGTGCTGTACGACGTCAGTTCCAGCTATGTGACCGGCCGTTGCTGCGATCTCGCCCGGATCGGGTACAGCCGGAACGGCAAGAGGGGCACCCTGCAGATCGTTTATGGGGTGTTGTGCAACGCCGAGGGGTGCCCGGTGGCCGTCGAAGTGTTCGAAGGCCATACCGCGGATCCCAAGACCTTGGGCGCCCAGATCACCAAGCTTAAGGACCGCTTCGGCCTGACCAGGGTCATCCTGGTCGGCGATCGTGGCATGATCACCGAGGCGCGGATCCGTGAGGAGATCGCTCCGGCCGGGCTGGATTGGATCACCGCCTTGCGGGCTCCCGCGATCAAGGGCCTGGTGGACGGAGGAGCGCTCCAACTCTCGTTGTTCGATGACCGCGACATGGCCGCCATCACGTCGCCCGAGTTCCCCGGCGAGCGCCTGGTCGTTTGCAAGAATCACGCTCTGGCGGCCGAACGCCACCGCAAGCGCGAGGATTTGCTGGCCGCCACGGAGCGCAATCTCCGGCGCATCCAGGCCAAAACCGCCAAGCCAAAGAGCCCGCTACAAGGGGCTGCCGCGATCGGCATCGAGGTCGGCGCCGTGCTTGATCATCACAAGATGGGTAAGCATTTTGACGTCACCATCACCGAGACCAGCCTCACCTTCGTCCGCCGGCAGGCCGACATTGAGGCTGAGGCGGCCCTCGACGGCCTCTATGCCGTGCGTACCAATCTGGCCCCCGAGGTTCTCGACGACAGCGCCACCGTGCGCGCCTACAAAAGTCTGTCCCGGGTGGAACGGGCCTTTCGCTGCCTGAAGACCGTCGATCTGCACGTCCGTCCAATCCATCACTGGCTTGCCGGCCGGGTCAAGGCGCATGTCTTCCTCTGCATGCTCGCCTACCATGTCGAGTGGCACATGCGTCAATTGCTGGCGCCCATGCTCTATCACGACGACGACAAGGACGCTGCCGAGGCCATGCGCAACAGCGTCGTCGCCAAGGCCGAACGGTCACCGTCAGCCCGGGCCAAGGAGACCACCGGCGTTACGCCAGACGCTCTCTCGGTCCACAGCTTCCGCTCCCTACTGGCCGATCTCGCAACCCTGGCCCTCAACCGCGTGGTGACACCCCTCGACGAACAGTACGAATTTACCGTCTTCACCAAACCCACGGACGTCCAGGCAAAGGCCTTTCACCTGCTCGGTATCGAACCGGAACGTACCCAGTAA
- a CDS encoding DNA-directed RNA polymerase subunit alpha C-terminal domain-containing protein: protein MVDLMHRSKLQLFHLTQQERRFLKTYIGDQNDYPRNANRARVIILTERNFSISEIAISVGIDERTVDKYQQEFRLCRLASLPLNQEQKDEAIAKKAEELARDGVAYNAIPGLLAIKRDALQVAISRAYANKSKEIKGTSLTGLSGRSLLRLTLSGIQTAEALAALSKADLALIPGLGDYSVQEIENFLAAKGFTFAIHEASVTPKAPNFPDDPAERDATIYARYIALKTEDVPDKIISHQIGITLDQLTSSLQQHRRRMNTNTELSHTTLDGLSDKVRRSLAAENISSFEDLTRISEKDLKNVPNLGAKAIAEIKQALTGCGLCLAEQAEDSLAPLSHRLRATLSAHNIKTLADLASVQRSQLQKEFWLGDKAVEELSDFMTARNLRFADELVPFNPERDPIHSFLASLLSPDFRWPDPTELPRRALRTTADDRHTLLQIYRDTQQDAQRRKKATIILASAIGYHNVQIAEGVPALSNFVAKVRRRFMVSGIESLSA from the coding sequence TTGGTTGATCTGATGCATAGGTCAAAATTGCAGCTCTTTCATCTGACGCAGCAAGAACGTCGCTTTTTGAAAACTTATATTGGTGACCAAAACGACTATCCGCGTAACGCGAATAGAGCCCGTGTTATTATCTTAACCGAACGAAATTTCTCGATCAGCGAAATTGCCATCTCAGTTGGCATTGATGAGCGGACTGTCGACAAATATCAGCAGGAATTTCGGCTTTGTCGACTGGCTAGCTTGCCTCTGAATCAAGAACAAAAGGACGAGGCAATCGCGAAGAAAGCGGAAGAGCTTGCTCGTGATGGGGTGGCTTACAACGCCATCCCTGGCCTTTTGGCCATTAAGCGAGACGCCCTCCAAGTCGCGATCAGCCGCGCATATGCAAATAAATCCAAAGAGATCAAGGGAACGTCCCTCACGGGCTTGAGCGGTCGCTCGCTCCTCCGGCTGACTCTCAGCGGAATCCAGACCGCTGAGGCCCTGGCGGCGTTGAGCAAGGCCGATCTCGCCCTAATTCCCGGGCTCGGTGACTATTCGGTCCAGGAGATCGAGAATTTCCTGGCGGCCAAGGGGTTCACCTTTGCGATCCATGAAGCCTCAGTAACGCCAAAGGCCCCAAACTTTCCCGATGACCCAGCCGAACGGGACGCCACGATCTATGCCCGCTATATCGCTCTGAAGACTGAAGATGTGCCCGACAAGATCATCAGTCACCAGATCGGGATTACACTGGACCAACTCACGTCGTCGCTCCAACAACACCGTCGTCGGATGAATACGAATACGGAATTGTCCCATACCACTCTTGACGGATTGTCCGACAAGGTCCGCCGTTCTCTGGCGGCGGAAAACATCTCTTCCTTCGAAGATTTAACCCGGATCAGCGAGAAGGATCTGAAGAATGTCCCCAATTTGGGGGCCAAGGCGATCGCGGAGATCAAACAGGCGTTGACCGGGTGTGGTCTTTGTCTGGCCGAGCAGGCTGAAGATAGCCTGGCACCATTGAGCCATCGACTGCGCGCCACGTTGAGCGCTCACAACATAAAGACCCTTGCCGATTTAGCCTCTGTGCAGAGGAGCCAGCTCCAGAAAGAGTTCTGGCTTGGCGATAAGGCCGTCGAGGAACTCTCTGATTTCATGACCGCCAGGAATTTGCGATTCGCGGATGAATTGGTGCCTTTTAATCCGGAGCGCGATCCGATCCATTCTTTCCTGGCATCATTACTCTCTCCGGATTTCCGATGGCCAGATCCGACAGAATTGCCTCGTCGGGCGCTGCGGACCACGGCCGATGACAGGCACACCCTGCTTCAAATCTACCGCGATACACAGCAGGACGCCCAGCGCCGAAAAAAGGCCACCATCATCCTGGCTTCCGCCATTGGCTATCACAATGTCCAGATTGCCGAAGGTGTTCCCGCTCTCAGCAATTTCGTTGCAAAGGTTCGCCGGCGCTTCATGGTCAGTGGTATCGAAAGTCTGTCAGCTTAG
- a CDS encoding DUF5131 family protein, protein MSAGQPVYNIPRSIAACMTGIEWSDYSANHWVGCSEIPAATEAKSGCSICYAKAFAARRLKVGWGAKQPRRPVSGFRGRMERLNRLAQKTGLPFAVFSMSLGDWLDAEVDQTLRLDFIEVVESTPNLTWLLLTHRPHLISKLAPASWRATLPSNIWPGVTVDHRLHTRRWDELASWWGDTGRAWVSAEPLASSLSGISFAGAAAIILGGASNTNDPDWALDPAWVQEMIEEHASRLFFKQWGVWREGQHMSKKLAGREIDGAKFDRTPWPRHREILREAAKQPAATVA, encoded by the coding sequence ATGAGCGCCGGCCAGCCAGTCTACAACATCCCACGATCGATAGCGGCCTGCATGACAGGCATTGAATGGTCGGACTATAGTGCCAACCATTGGGTCGGATGCTCTGAAATTCCGGCAGCTACCGAAGCAAAGTCAGGCTGCTCCATTTGCTATGCGAAGGCTTTCGCGGCACGTCGTCTGAAGGTTGGGTGGGGTGCCAAACAACCTCGTCGTCCTGTTTCTGGGTTCAGAGGCAGGATGGAGCGATTAAATCGCCTCGCGCAAAAAACGGGGCTGCCCTTCGCTGTGTTTTCGATGTCGCTCGGGGATTGGCTCGATGCGGAGGTTGATCAAACGCTTCGGCTCGATTTCATCGAGGTGGTGGAGTCGACCCCGAACCTCACGTGGCTGCTTCTTACGCACCGTCCGCATCTGATTTCGAAGCTCGCGCCAGCAAGTTGGCGAGCCACTCTTCCGTCGAATATTTGGCCAGGGGTAACTGTCGACCATCGACTGCACACGAGACGATGGGATGAACTTGCGAGCTGGTGGGGCGACACCGGTCGGGCATGGGTGTCGGCGGAGCCGCTCGCCAGCTCGCTGTCCGGAATTTCGTTTGCCGGCGCCGCAGCGATCATCCTGGGCGGCGCGTCGAACACCAACGATCCGGATTGGGCATTGGACCCGGCATGGGTGCAGGAGATGATCGAAGAGCACGCCAGCCGCCTTTTTTTCAAGCAATGGGGCGTATGGCGCGAAGGCCAACACATGAGCAAAAAGCTCGCAGGACGAGAAATCGACGGCGCCAAGTTTGACAGAACGCCGTGGCCGCGCCATCGAGAAATCTTGCGAGAAGCGGCTAAACAGCCCGCAGCGACGGTCGCCTAA
- a CDS encoding N-6 DNA methylase, with the protein MMIDLFADPRATAIDELHAATAIYTCSDIVDDLLGRLLWPFGDRVLVDPSCGDGMFLCRALVRLLEAEPEICSGRILALMTGWEVHPHASHSARVRIGEVLVDYGWNMEDARDCAGQMIRNADFLTAGPDMPIYDVIAGNPPYLIWSRVPALLREEYSAVVPRHAQADLLHSFLDRCSCCLNVGGEIALVTSDRWLFNLNSQKLREALGQRDFGLAHVERLDPRTAFYRPKNRKAGQPPRIHPVSVVLRKSDADLRRLSVSAIYPDAPDFDASKSGPTLEAVADVQLAPWLGGKGIFVVDKIVADALPGDRLVPAIDTSDVVDGILQSPTRYAILTYPGEEPPEAIRRHLELTMVRMSNRGLQAPKWQPPESFHALDLSQPRLMVPRITRSLRPIRVPAGVLPYDHNLTIVQGKALDLDQIEDLLLSPEAAEWFEICTPRLENGFRSLTTTLLKSLPVPERYLSGFSFNTELADMGVMIRTHC; encoded by the coding sequence ATGATGATCGATCTCTTCGCTGATCCTCGCGCCACCGCGATCGACGAACTTCACGCCGCAACGGCGATCTATACCTGTAGCGACATCGTGGATGATCTTCTTGGCCGTCTCCTCTGGCCATTCGGCGATCGGGTTTTGGTCGACCCGAGCTGCGGCGATGGGATGTTCCTCTGCCGCGCTCTTGTTCGCCTGCTGGAGGCGGAGCCCGAAATCTGTTCGGGCAGAATTCTTGCACTGATGACGGGTTGGGAAGTTCATCCGCATGCCTCTCACTCAGCTCGCGTCCGGATCGGTGAGGTTTTGGTCGATTACGGTTGGAACATGGAGGACGCCCGTGACTGCGCAGGCCAAATGATCCGAAATGCCGATTTTCTCACCGCGGGGCCGGATATGCCAATCTACGATGTGATCGCGGGAAATCCGCCCTACCTCATTTGGTCTCGCGTGCCTGCCCTTCTGAGAGAGGAATATTCGGCTGTCGTGCCGCGGCACGCGCAGGCCGACCTGCTGCACTCGTTCCTCGATCGATGCTCGTGCTGCTTGAATGTTGGGGGTGAAATTGCCCTGGTCACCTCCGACAGGTGGTTGTTCAATCTGAATAGCCAGAAGCTGCGAGAGGCTCTCGGCCAGCGCGACTTTGGTCTCGCGCATGTCGAGCGCTTGGACCCGCGAACAGCATTCTATAGACCGAAAAATCGAAAGGCCGGGCAGCCGCCAAGGATCCATCCGGTTAGTGTTGTGCTCAGAAAATCGGATGCCGATCTCCGTCGCTTGAGCGTCTCTGCCATCTACCCGGACGCACCTGATTTTGATGCATCGAAATCTGGCCCAACCCTCGAAGCGGTGGCCGACGTGCAGCTCGCCCCGTGGCTCGGGGGTAAAGGCATCTTTGTGGTCGATAAGATCGTTGCGGACGCTTTGCCTGGTGACCGTCTCGTGCCGGCTATCGACACGTCGGATGTCGTCGATGGCATTCTTCAGTCGCCAACGCGGTACGCAATCCTCACCTACCCCGGCGAGGAACCTCCAGAGGCCATCCGTCGGCATCTGGAGTTGACCATGGTCAGGATGTCGAATCGTGGGCTTCAGGCGCCCAAGTGGCAGCCGCCGGAGTCCTTCCACGCGCTGGATCTGTCACAGCCTCGCTTGATGGTGCCTCGGATCACTCGGAGCCTGCGCCCAATTCGCGTGCCGGCCGGTGTTCTCCCTTACGATCACAACCTGACCATCGTCCAAGGTAAGGCCTTGGACCTCGATCAAATCGAGGATTTATTGTTGTCTCCGGAAGCTGCGGAATGGTTCGAGATCTGCACCCCGCGACTGGAGAACGGTTTCAGGTCGCTGACCACCACCTTGCTCAAGTCACTGCCGGTGCCGGAGCGGTATTTGTCGGGCTTCAGCTTCAACACAGAACTCGCCGATATGGGCGTAATGATCCGGACTCACTGCTGA
- a CDS encoding DUF4400 domain-containing protein has protein sequence MAGNDSRGQGLNWFFKGAFACFTVLMVFCLFQPTDMAQQISAENNDHILLIGDQAYEQIEAKGMAWYKGAIEDSGVRRRVVEWFGPSLKNQSWKLRLTVMFNAVQQFFIRCAWISAWAPIGLLVALPFWVDGICRWKARKFSFAYASPRAHTWSKRGIYMAPVMLLTISTFPTHLSPAIIPFVFIGLAFSLNNAAANMQKKL, from the coding sequence ATGGCGGGAAATGATTCGCGAGGGCAGGGGCTAAACTGGTTCTTCAAGGGTGCCTTCGCCTGTTTCACGGTGCTTATGGTGTTCTGCTTGTTTCAGCCGACGGACATGGCGCAGCAGATATCTGCAGAAAACAATGATCACATCTTGCTAATTGGCGACCAAGCCTACGAACAGATCGAAGCGAAAGGAATGGCTTGGTATAAGGGGGCGATAGAGGACAGCGGCGTGCGCCGGCGCGTTGTAGAGTGGTTTGGCCCCAGCCTGAAGAACCAGTCCTGGAAATTGCGCCTCACGGTGATGTTCAACGCCGTCCAGCAGTTTTTCATTCGATGCGCTTGGATCAGCGCTTGGGCTCCGATTGGTCTCTTGGTTGCGCTTCCTTTCTGGGTCGACGGAATTTGCCGCTGGAAGGCCAGAAAATTCAGCTTCGCTTATGCCTCGCCGCGCGCTCACACCTGGAGCAAGCGAGGCATTTACATGGCGCCGGTTATGCTGCTGACCATCTCGACTTTCCCGACGCATCTTTCGCCGGCGATCATCCCGTTCGTCTTCATCGGACTGGCGTTTTCGCTGAACAATGCGGCAGCCAATATGCAGAAGAAGCTGTAG
- the traD gene encoding conjugative transfer system coupling protein TraD (Members of this protein family are the putative conjugative coupling factor, TraD, as the term is used for the SXT and TOL plasmid systems.), which yields MKAEYENPFRPPYEFLASGGMVASGLAILALLEENPLPMEIRIGAAAALFLTALVRGRQGWKVFQKKRRLTRGKRFLKEETEIELDDVREIARKNPKKLWIGKGFEWSSTHRQLMKEVQDNMDETKLVGPLPKGEQSKYRETKGAVWVHGLEEEKNEKDIFIPLPDLFGHLLIVGTTRAGKSVFLSLAIAQAIERGECVIVIDPKGDPDLRAAVERACIAAGRADQFVWFHPAFPEKSARLDPLCTFNRVTELASRIASLIPSSRSGGDSFVAFSQRALNAVVNGLLQVGTKPSLIEIRRALESPAMLEELTWKALDAYCVSALESYPSLRDGAYQANAKSKGGKRSKCDIVIGLYRQHVQPSKPNTDLEGLISQKEHPHEHFGKMIAVLLPILDMLTSGPLAQLLSPEYFTDVEREMINIGQIIAQNKVLYLGLDCLSDAMVGSCIGAMFLSDLATMSGQRYNYGTIDDPVNLYIDEGAEVGKHIPFIQLLNKSGGAKFRITIAVQTIADFAAALGNKDMATQVLGNENSWIALRLRDGETQKYLADNLPETTVQYVMNTQGSSSKAGSTEFDANLGERLMQEPAELYPSAMFGKMPTCEFVGNICGQVVKGRIPFIKREEIKQAA from the coding sequence ATGAAGGCTGAATACGAAAACCCTTTCCGTCCGCCCTACGAATTTCTGGCATCGGGTGGCATGGTTGCGTCCGGCTTGGCGATCTTGGCGCTGCTGGAAGAGAATCCGTTGCCGATGGAGATCCGGATTGGTGCCGCAGCGGCACTTTTTCTGACCGCGCTGGTGCGCGGCCGGCAAGGCTGGAAGGTATTCCAAAAGAAGCGGCGTCTTACTCGCGGCAAGCGCTTCCTGAAAGAGGAAACGGAAATCGAATTGGACGACGTCCGCGAGATCGCGAGAAAAAATCCCAAAAAACTGTGGATCGGGAAAGGATTCGAATGGTCCAGCACCCATCGCCAACTGATGAAAGAGGTGCAGGACAATATGGACGAAACCAAGCTCGTTGGCCCGCTTCCCAAGGGCGAACAGAGCAAGTACCGGGAAACCAAGGGCGCGGTCTGGGTTCACGGCCTTGAGGAAGAGAAAAACGAAAAGGACATCTTCATCCCCCTTCCAGATCTCTTCGGCCACCTTCTCATTGTGGGGACCACCCGAGCCGGTAAAAGTGTCTTTTTGAGCTTGGCTATCGCGCAGGCGATCGAGCGCGGCGAATGCGTCATCGTGATCGATCCCAAGGGCGATCCAGATCTCCGGGCAGCCGTGGAGCGCGCCTGCATCGCCGCCGGCCGCGCCGATCAGTTTGTGTGGTTCCATCCTGCCTTCCCGGAAAAGTCAGCTCGCCTGGACCCATTGTGCACCTTTAACCGCGTGACCGAATTGGCATCACGTATTGCCTCCCTAATCCCCAGCAGCCGCAGCGGCGGCGACTCGTTCGTCGCGTTCTCTCAGCGCGCTCTGAATGCCGTGGTGAACGGCCTCTTGCAGGTCGGGACCAAGCCATCACTGATCGAAATCCGGCGAGCCCTCGAAAGCCCGGCAATGCTGGAGGAGCTGACTTGGAAGGCGCTCGATGCCTACTGCGTCTCGGCACTGGAAAGCTACCCGTCCTTGCGCGATGGCGCATACCAGGCCAATGCCAAGTCAAAGGGAGGGAAGAGGTCCAAGTGTGACATCGTCATTGGCCTCTATCGGCAGCATGTGCAGCCCAGCAAGCCAAACACCGACCTCGAAGGCCTGATTTCCCAGAAGGAACATCCGCACGAGCATTTCGGCAAGATGATCGCGGTCCTGCTGCCTATCCTCGATATGCTGACCAGTGGCCCGTTGGCCCAACTGCTGTCACCCGAGTATTTCACGGACGTCGAGCGGGAGATGATCAACATCGGTCAGATCATCGCTCAGAACAAAGTGCTGTACCTTGGGCTCGACTGCCTCTCCGACGCCATGGTGGGGTCCTGCATCGGTGCGATGTTCCTCTCCGACCTCGCCACCATGTCAGGCCAGCGCTACAACTATGGAACCATCGACGACCCGGTAAACCTCTATATCGACGAGGGCGCCGAGGTCGGGAAGCATATTCCCTTCATCCAACTGCTGAATAAATCGGGCGGCGCGAAATTCCGAATAACGATCGCCGTCCAAACCATCGCCGACTTTGCTGCGGCGCTCGGCAACAAAGACATGGCGACCCAGGTTCTCGGCAACGAAAACAGTTGGATTGCGCTCCGGCTGCGGGATGGTGAGACCCAAAAATACCTGGCCGACAACCTTCCGGAGACCACAGTCCAATACGTGATGAACACGCAAGGAAGTTCGTCAAAAGCTGGCAGTACAGAATTTGACGCCAACCTCGGTGAGCGTCTGATGCAGGAGCCTGCGGAGCTTTATCCCTCGGCGATGTTCGGCAAGATGCCAACCTGCGAATTCGTCGGCAACATCTGCGGCCAGGTGGTGAAGGGCCGGATACCCTTCATCAAGCGCGAAGAAATCAAGCAGGCGGCGTAG